Sequence from the Fragaria vesca subsp. vesca linkage group LG4, FraVesHawaii_1.0, whole genome shotgun sequence genome:
AGTAGATATTTCAGCTGCGGCTCCAGCTCCAGCTACAACAACAACTTCAGAAACTCCTGCTCCACTTCCACCTAGGCAAGGTACACACACGAAAACACATAATATTATGTTCTTATTATGCTGTGTTTATGTGAGGAGGCCATCTTATCTTAGAAAAAGTACATTCATCCTCACTCGATCGATCCAGTAATCATAAGTACACAAGTGCCTCAATTTTTTTTGACGTGAATAGTGGAATGATCCCTATCCCCCCCTTCTGATTTTCTGCAGGAAAGAAGAATAACACAAAAAATCATATCATCATTATAGTTGTGGTTGTGATTGCTTTTGTGTCTTTGCTTCTTGGTGGCTTGTGCATTTTCAAAAGAGACAAGAAGCCAAGGGTAAAACTTGACGGTAAGTAAGTTGAACTGTCTCTAGTGTTGGATGATTCATCTGTGCATATATAGTCCGGTGCTTTCAAACGACTTCTTTTTCTTTCTTTTTTTCAAGTTATACCTTCAGATGATAGTTTGGAAGATATTAGCTTGGTGGAATCGTTACAATATGACTTTGAAGACATAAGATCTGCAACGAATGACTTCTCTGATGAAAATAAGCTTGGACAAGGTGGATTTGGAGCTGTTTACAAGGTAACAAAACTCAGCTATTTAATTTTTCAATTGCAATTGTTCTAGAGCAAATTTGTTAACTTTTGAAGGGGTAGAAACTATGTTTGCTGTTGTACACTATATGATTTGAAAACTATTTCAATTTTCAACAGATAATTGTCTTCTTTAATCATTTTATTTTTATTTCATAACTTCCTTTTCAGGGTAGGCTATATAATGGACAATATATAGCTGTAAAAAGATTGTCTAAGAGTTCTGAACAGGGTGATCGTGAATTTAAAAATGAGGTAATGTTGGTTGCTCAACTGCAACACCGGAACTTAGTAAGGATATTAGGCTTTTGCTTAAAAGGAGAAGAAAGGCTCCTCATTTACGAATATATACCTAATACAAGTCTCGATCACTTCATTTTTGGTATGGTAACCTCTGCCTCCTCAATATATTTCATAGTACTTATAATTTCTTCTTTATTTGATATGCATAGCACAAAACAATTGCGCACATTAATTCATCCATATGGTCAAAATTTCTTTTAGATCCAATCAATTATGGATATTTGGATTGGGAAACACGTTACAAGATCATAGGGGGAATTGTTCGTGGTCTTCTTTACCTTCATGAAGATTCTCGACTTCGAATTATTCACCGCGATCTCAAAGCTAGCAACATTTTGTTGGATGAAAATATGAACCCCAAAATTGCAGATTTTGGGATGGCAAGGTTGTTTGTCATGGATCAAACCCAAGGAGATACAAAGACCATCGTTGGGACCTTGTAAGTAACCTTGCAACTCTAAATTGTAGTTTCCGCTTGTAACAACCAAAATACTTTCATTTCTGATTTGGATGTAATCATACAGTGGGTACATGGCACCGGAATATGCAAGTCAAGGGCGGTTTTCTGTCAAGTCAGATGTGTTCAGTTTTGGTGTGTTACTTCTCGAAATGATTATTGGCAAGAAGAGTTCTAATTTCCAGAATGGTGAGGATGAAGATGACCTTGTAAGCTATGTGAGTAAGAATATATAATCAACTTGTTACATTACTTGTTCATAAGTTTCTAGCTTTTTCCTAAATATTTTGTGAATTTTCGTAGGTATGGAGAAATTGGAGGGATGATACAATTTCAAATATCATAGATCCCATGTTAACAACAGGCTCAAGATCTGAAATAATCAGATGCATCCACATTGGTTTGTTATGTATCCAAGAAAATGTGAATGACAGACCAACCATGACTTCAGTTGCTTCCATGCTGAGTAGTCATTCCCTCTCACTCCCAGTACCTCCACGACCTGGACATTATTGGCATTATAACACTAATTCAGACACATCCGGGTCGGAGTTCAAACTCACTGAGACGTCTGAGAGATCTGAAAGTTCTGTGTTTGTGTCAAGAAGCGTGGTTTCAGATATTACTGAAATATATCCACGCTAGTGTGCCCAAGTATTCTGTGTATATGTATCAACTGAGGTGGAGGTCAGATAGATAAGGACGATGTCCGTTTATATCTTATGTGGTTTTCTCTACTATTGAACAAACGACCAATTTGATTTTTTCTTTCTTTCTAGTTACTGGTTATTTGGTAACTAGGTCATTTTATATATTGTACAGTACTACCTTCTAGTTCCATCTTTGTATAGCTTGTCTCTGTTTTTTCTATTTTTTCTTTTTTGCTGCCCTTTGTATACTCTAGCTCTTCTGAATCCATTGACTAGAACCAGTATAATTAAAATCCATTGAAACATCAAAAACCAATCAGAGCAGAAATATCGCTTCAAAGTGAATCCTATGACTAAATCCGATGAAATATATACTTATTTCCTAGTAATATCCACGTCCACGGACGTCAAGAACAAATTCCACCGTACCCATGACTCCCTGATCACCTGGTCTTGTGTAGACTGTTGGTAAACGTACAAAATGTAGCATACAACTGGCCTGGTCCTGCGTTTCTTCGAAGCTTTCATAACATTATTCTACCATTTCAATCATTTTCACGAAGGAAAATAAGACCCTTCACACTGTGCATAGTCATTTTATTTGATTTTAGTGATAGAATTGGTCAATATTGTACCACAAACCACATACAATCCTTCAACCCAAGTCAGAAAAAGACATATTACTAGGGCCACAGGAAGGATTGAGATAGAGAGAAGTTTCAATGTAGACTTGTCAGTTGATGATGAATGCATTGCTAGCTAACCTAAACTTTAAAGCTCAGAACAGTTCATGAAAATCCGTAGAATCAGTTTGAGTTTAATTTTTACTTGAGCAAATTATCATGGCTTCCTCAATATGGCTGCTTCTTCTTTTCTTTATCGTTCCTTTAGTCTTAGACCAGCTTGTTGCTCCTACCATAGCCCAAGATGACGGTCTATGCACTTATAGAGCTGAATTCTGCTGGAAATGTTCCGATATCGGAAACTATGCTAATGGCAGCATCTACCAACAAAACCTCAACAGCCTCCTCTCCTCATTCTCCTCCAATCAGTCCAACTCTGGCTTTTACAACGCTTCTCTTGGAGAAGACGCCAACAAAGTGTACGCAATTGCATTATGCAGAGGAGATCTAGGACCTGACAGATGTGGTACCTGTGTCAGCAACTCTGCTGAGATTATCATGCGAAATTGCTCGCAGGAAAAGGAGGCAATCTTATGGTCCGAGGATTGCATGTTGCGTTACTCGCAAAGGTTAATATTTGGTATTGAGGAAGAGGACCCTGTCAAGCCTGTGCCTAGCCCAAACTACGTATCAAACGCGGAAGCATTCAACCTGGTGCTGAACTCCGTTTTGGATAATTTAACTGAGAGAGCTGCTAATTTAGATAATTCTGGTAAAAAATATGCAGCGGGACATGCAACTGTTACGGGAGGTAATGAAACGATATATGCACTTGTGCAATGTACTCCGGATATAGACAAAGGAAATTGCAGTACATGCCTTAAGAAATGCATCTCTGCTATTCCAACATGTTGCGGTAGAAGGCAAGGAGCTAGAATTCTTAGACCAAGCTGTAATTTGAGGTATGAGGCCAATCAATTCTATGAGTCTACAGCTGATACAATAGTAGATGTTTCAGCTCAGGTTACTCCAGCAACTCCGGAAACTCCAGCTCCAGTTCCAGATCAAGGTATGTTACCCCAAGCATGCTCTCGTACACTCACAGTATCTGTTATATCATCTATGCTACATGAATTCAATTAAACTAAGCTAGAAATTGCCTAGATTTGTGTGGACCGCGAGTCGTCTCTAAAAGTCTATGTTCTTGTTTTATTCAGGACAGAAGAGTAACACGAAAAAAACTATCATCATCGTTGTTGTGGCTGTTGTTGCTTTTGTAACTATGCTTCTCGGTGGCATATGCATTTTCTTACGAGTCAAGCAACAAAGGGTAAAACTTGGAAAAAGGGTACCACTTGAAGGTAATTAATTAAGTTAAGTCGTCTAGAATTTCGAAAATGTATGTGTATATAACTTTAATATATTCATACAAAGTTATATTTAAGTTGTACCTTTTTCAGATCATGATTCTTCTCAAGAAGTTAGTTTCGCGGATTCATTACAATATGATTTTGAAATTATAAGAGCTGCAACAGATGATTTTTCTGATGAAAATAAGCTTGGACAAGGTGGATTTGGAGCTGTTTACAAGGTAAAAAAAATTGCTTTGGAGCTGTTTACCATAGTAAGATTCTTTCCTTTTTCTTATAACACAGTTTTTTGTTTCATTAAACTTACTTCCAGGGTATGCTGTTGAACGGACAATATATTGCCGTGAAAAGGCTCTCCAAGAGTTCTGAACAGGGTGATCGTGAATTTAAAAATGAAGCCATGTTGCTTGCTCAACTGCAACACCGGAACTTAGAAGGCTATTAGGCTTTTGCTTAAAAGGAGAAGAAAGGCTCCTCATTTACGAATATATACCTAACACAAGTCTGAATCACTTCCTTTTTGGTATGGTAACCTCTTCTCAGTATATTTCATAGTTCTTTCTTATAGATTTTACATTACAACACCAGAGCATACTACATTAATTTGTCTAACAAATTAAATTGCTTTTAGATCCCATCAATTATGGATATTTGGATTGGGAAACACGTTACAAGATCATAGGAGGAATTGTTCGTGGTCTTCTTTACCTCCATGAAGATTCTCGACTTCGAATTATTCATCGCGATCTCAAACCTAGCAACATTCTGCTAGGTGAGGATATGAATCCTAAAATTGCAGATTTTGGTATGGCAAGATTGTTTGTTATGGATCAAACTCAAGGAGATACAAAGACTATTGTGGGGACCTAGTAAGTAAACATGGCACTCTTACTTTTGTTTTGTTCGTCTTAGAACCAAAATAATTGTGTATTTAATATGATGTAATCATGTAGTGGATATATGGCGCCAGAATATGCAATGCAAGGGCGTTTTTCTGTCAAATCGGATATCTTTAGTTTTGGCGTGATAGTTGTTGAGATAGTTAGTGGTAAGAAAATTGGTACCTTTTGAAATGGTGAAAATGAAGAGGACCTTCTAAGCTATGTGAGTAAAAATCTACAATTAAATGTCCATATATTTCTCTGTTATTTCTCCAAATGAAAAGCGTAATAGGTAATGTTTTATTGGTTGCGTAATGTCTTATATATTTTTGTAATCTTTGTAGGTCTGGAGAAATTGGAGGGACGACACAATTCCAAATATCATAGATCCCAAGTTGACAACAGGCTCAAGAAATGAAATGATCAAATGCATCCACATTGGTTTACTATGTGTCCAAGAAAATGTGAATGACAGACCAACCATGGCTTCAATTGTTTCCATGCTGAACAGTGAGTCCCTCACACTCTCAGTACCTTCAAAACCTGCATATTATTGGCAATACAACTCTAAATCAGACACAGAGACGTTTGGTACATCGGAAAGCTCTATATATGTGTCAAAAAATGAGGTTGCAAATATTACCGAACCATATCCACGCTAGGGAACAAGTAGTCAAATTTAATTACTTTTTGGAGATCACCATATTTGTTTAAGTGAGCTTTACTAAGTTGCTTCCATCACAATAAGAGAAGGGTCTGTAATGATTTCAGCAGAGTTAAGGTTACAAATGATTAATTTTGATGTTTACCTATAGTTTTTTATATATTGTTTTTCTTAGTTTACCTAACATATATGTCCGTGAAATTTAAACTCATGTTATTTAAGAGGTTCTTATTTTAGAAAAAAATTCTTAACGCCAGCTTTTACCAACTTTGGTTGACGTTTATGGGAAATTTTATGGTATCTACTCGTATGTGATACCTACATTTACAAATGTGACAACATATTTATAGTCAAAGTGGTAATGCTGAGTCGTATTGTTTGTAATCTTGTTCTAATAATTATAATTACAAAATGTACAACCATTTTACAACTTTTTGAACAAATTGTTCTCATAGTTGTAATTTTGTTTAACTTCATGTAAATAGTGTAAATAAATTTGGTAAATTTGTTCTCAATGTTATAATTTGATTCATAACATTATAACTTTTGTTCAAGTACGTACATGTAAAATAAAAGTAAGATATATGTCCCATACCATAGCTTGTCTCAAGGTTTATATCATCAAATGATATTTCATATACTACAACTACTATAGAGCAAAAACAAGTTAATTGTTAAACACAAAAACTCATTGGATCCTTATCTTAGAATCTTGGTTCCGCCCCTGAATAGAGTTGATGATTATCTTATGCATTATGTTTGATAAATATTGAATTGCAACCTATTCATATGGAGAGAAGACTGAGATCGATTAAATTGAAATATAAAACTCAAATAACCAAAATCCAAAAAGTTACAACAATAATAATGTCTCACAACCACTTCCACAGTTCCGTAAATCTAAGCAAACAATCCTCTTGAAAGAAAAAAATACAAACAATTTTAGATTTGATGTAGAAGAAAAGAAAAACAAACAATCTAAGAAATAGATCAATCAAATTAACGTAGTAATTGCACATGCGAAACCTCAACGAGATCGTCGAGAAGTTCTATCTTTTAGTCCTCATGCAAATCCTTCAGTCGTCGGAGCCAAAGAGACCACCTTCGCCAAAGATATCACCAAGATCTCCATCCTCTTCCTCTTCATCTTCAACCTTCTCTTCCTTCTTCTGCTCGGCTGAAGCAATATCAGCAGCACCTGCATTACCGGCTGCGGGTGCGACACCAGCAACTGCGCCGCCAGAAGAAACAACAGATGCCAACTTTTCTCTCCCGGAGGCAACTACTTCGTTGATATCTTTATATTTCATTTGGGACAACAGCAACTCGATCCTATCATTATCGGCTTCGGCTCCGACAGACCCGAGAATCTTCTTCACATCACCAGCAGTGGGACTGGTGTTCCCTCCCAGAATAGCCAGCATATAAGCAGCAATCACCTTCATATCTTCTAATTAGCAATGGGGCTTCTTCAACAGGGGGATTAGGGCAAATTAAGTTGGGGATTATTGTAAGGGCGGGGTGGTTTATATAGAGTTTGAGAAACGTGGAGACCGAGTTATATATGGAAAAGGAATCCTAATGCTTTATGGAAATTCAAGTGGTGATTATGGTAGGTCTGTACTTCTTATGGTATCTTAAGGTACTATGTGGGATTCAAGGTAACCGGGTGCTACAAGGAAATACCATAAGATTTTGTTCTATTCCTATAAGGAGTAGAATTAGATAGGCTTTGACCAAAGAAAAGAATTTTATAGGTTACATCTTTTAGCATGGTCTAGACTATTATATCCTCTGTCAATTAACACACAACATTATAACTTTGCTCCCAATTAAGGAGTAAGAGAGGCGAGAAATTTTGCACTTGAGCAATTGAGTCGTCCCCCGTCTGCGTTGAATAGCGAGAGCTTAAGGAGTCGCCCCAATTTTGGGGCCGCTATGTAACACGGTGTGGAGAGGATACTGAGCTTCCGGAAGCTCATTAAATTGATTCCATGATTCTCCCAAACATAGGACTTGTCTTATTTTCTTATGTTAGTTCAGTTCAATCCAAACCCATGTACCAAACGTGCACTTAGCGTACCAAAGTGAATTGTTTTAGAGCTTGCTATACAGAGATTCAGTGCATGTTTGGTACCCAGTACTGGGTTAGACCTCCTTAATTCTTAAGACTATCCTGGACTAGTGTGGACTGCCTTAAATTGTACTAATACTGGGTCACGTTTGGTGTTGCATGGGATTAGGAAAAAAAAGTTCTAAATTAGAGATGTCTCATGTTTGGTGATGCATTGGACTGGACTACTCTAACATAACAATCTAACATCTAACAATCTTGTTATTGAAATTTTGACATGAAATCCAAAAAAAAAAAAAAAAAAGTAGTGATCAAGCATACATCTTTATCAAATGAGTAATATTAAGCAAAGGAAACATAGAAACAAGTATGAGAGCATGGCATCTGACCTCATCCCCTTTTCGTTGAAGCTGCAAAAGCTCTTGACAGTATGAAAGGCACTCGGCATGGTACATAGCAGCTAACTCTTTGATCAAGGACTTTCTTCTAATAATGCCAATCACTTCAAAGAAAAACAGACAAAGGTTAGAGTCATGAAAATGTTCATTGTATGTCGCACAAAATCTTCTCTGAAGTAGTTACTGGGAAATATCATTAATTGGGTTTGAAGACTAAAGTTTCAAATCAGTTTGCATACCGCGTGTTCCATCCTTTATATCAAACCCTATTATATTTGAGAATCAAATTACAGTGATATAGATGTAGCCATAAAATTTAAAATTAGTTAATGTAAACAAAAAGATGTCCATCTTCTGCTTCCTATCTCACATAGACATTACCTTTAGCCACAATGCTATTTAGATTATGATGAATGCAATCTAGAGCCTAAGACAAAATTCGAAAGGAGACGATACAATTATTCACCTATCCCAAGTCTCATTTATCTTTTTAACCATTGGATTTTCACAATGTGAAAAATCTCCTATAGAAAGTCAAGTCCTTGATACACCCACAAGACATCAGACCCCAAATCCTATCTCAATTGTGAAAAATTTCACATCTTTCAACAAATCCAGAAACGAAAACACAGTCAAAGCCGTAAATGAGAGAGAGAGAGAGAGAGAGAGAGAGTTACTTCGGCTGGGATCGAATGGAGGATCAGGAACGGGAGGATCATCGGTTTGAGTGGAGGGTGGTGGCTCATCAGAAGGAAGAGCTTCTTCTTCTTCTTGATCTGTGTCTGCTTCTGCTTCTGGTTCAGATTCTCCTTCTCCTTCTTCTTCTTCTTCTTCGTCTTCTTCTTCTTGCTGGGATGATTCTTCTTCTTCTTCTTCTTGTTGCTGGGTGCTTCGGGGTGTAACAGAGAGGAGGTGAAGAAGAAGAGAGAAGAGTTGTGGAGGAAGCGATGCGAACTGAGAGAGGTTAGTGAAGTCTTAGCCAAGGGCCTCTCATCGGAGTACCCACGCTAACACCGGCTAAGGAGGCCAAATCAGAAAACAGGTCCAAATTAAACCCGTTAATATTAGTACCGAGAAAACATGAGATTAATCTTGTTTCACTCCTTATTTAACCTCCTTAAGTAATACCGGGTTCCTAACGTACCCTCATAGTCTTCTCATAGTCTTATTTGAGGTACCATTTGCAAAATTTTCCATTAGTTAATTAATATGTCATGTACTTGACTCCAATATGGACGGTTTTTATAATTCATGTAGGCCTTGAAAAATGCCAGGAATTATCGCACTTCCAATTTACTTCCAAATATCATAGATCCAGACCAACAAGTGCGGTGTTAGAAATAACTTTGTACTAAGAGAAAAGGTTAAATTTTGTTCCATCCAAGCTTTTCCTGTCTTTCAAAATCTAGGAGCATCCCGGAAAGAACCTCACACAGAATGCGATAAAATCTAATACAGTAATACTTAAAGAGAAAATAAACAATAGTAGTGAAATTATAGGAATCCTGATTCTTGATAAACAAAATTTCTCCAACAGAAAGCACAAGATAGAACATGATAAAAATATATTGCGCAAAATATCCGGTACCAAAACAGAACCAAATAAACAGAACATCTAAAATGTAAAAATCAACCCTACTTCTCCTTGGAGGCTGTTGCGGCAGCTTGTCCTCTGAGACGACCAGTTCTCCTGGCAGCAATCAGACCAACCTTCTGCCCAGGAGGAGCATCACGCCTGACTGTGCTAGCATGACCAATATGCTGGTGGTTACCTCCTCCATGAGGATGCTCAACAGGATTCATAGCCACACCACGCACCTTAGGCCAGCAGTTCCTCTTCACTCTGAACTTGTGGTAAGCATTACCGGCCTTGAGCATAGGCTTCTCAGTTCTGCCTCCACCTGCAACTTGACCAATCATAGCACGGCACCCACTTGGAACAATCTTCTTGGCACCAGAAGGAAGCTTGATTCTACAAGAATCAATACAAACAAAAAAACAATTAACTACTATGTTTGGAAACATCATATTAATATACAAACAAAGCTAGGATGTTTAAACTCAAAGCACGGTAGATGAGCTCAGATAAGCAGCAAGCATATCACCCAATACAACATGTGACACTATCATCATACAGATCCATCACAACACAAAAGCTTTTTCGATCATCAGCCAGTTGAAAAGTAAGTCCTTATAAGGACCCTAAATTTATATACAGTAACCAACCAAGATCATCCAAGCAGTGATTAACAACCAAGAACATAAAAATTTGATCTTTACTGGCAAGTGTCAACTTGAATTAGATGCAATTAAAATGCTATACAACAAACAACTCATCTAGAAAGCAGATTACTAACTAAACACCAATAACAATGCAAAAGCTTATACATACAGTGAGATTGTGAACTCTACATTCTTTTGACAAAGCCTATAAAATAATTCAGAATCTCACCTTCGAAAAATCTATTCTTTGCTAGTAATTTCTAAAATCAACCAAATAGTGAGATTGTGAACTCTGCGACAGACTTTGAAAATCGCAAAATCTAATATTTAACACTAAAAGTGTGAACGAAATAGAACCGCACCAAATCCAACACATCCACTAGCTACTACACACGAATCTGATGCATCACCATGATCATATAATCGGAAATTATCAAATAACATTCAAACAGACCGAATCAATCCAAGAAAATTTCAATAGAATCAGAAACAAACCTCGAGGTATCATTATCAGGGTTGTGACTGATAACCACAGCATAATCCCCAGACGCCCTAGCTAGGGTTCCGCGGTCCCCAACATGATGCTCCACGTTACACACCACAGCTCCCTCGGGAATAGATCTGATCGGCAGCACATTTCCGACGACCAAATTGGCCTTCTTACCGCAGTAAATAAACTGGCCGGTGTAAATGCCCTCGGCGGCGACGAACAGCTCGTTCTGCTTCTTGTAGCGGAAAGGATGACGGAAGCTGACGCGAGCGAGCGGCGCACCGCGTCCGGGGTCGTGGATGATGTCGGTGACGACGCCCTTGAGGTAGCCGTTGCGCTCGCCGAAGTCGAGGGAGCGGAAGCGGGCGGGGCCTTTGCGGTGGTGGGTGTGGGACTTGAAGACGGAACCCGCACCCTTACGTTGAGCTCTGATGACGCGTCCCATTGGTGGCGGAAGAGCTAGGGTTTTGCTCTCTCTGTAGTGAAAGAGTAACAGGGGGGCGGCACTCTCTGAAAACCTAATGGGTGTGTGGGTTTTATATGTGGCGACGATGAGTTGAGTAAGGGTTATATGGGCCTTGGGTTATCTGGGTTTGAAATGGGCTTTCATGAGCTTGACTGGGACTGATAGCACGTTCAAAGCCCAATTTCTTTTCCCCTGCATGCTTTTTTTTTGTTGGAACAGTTTATTTATTTATTCCTTTTCCCCTATTTATTTTTTGTTGTTTTCTTTTTTCTTTTTCTGTTTTTTTTATAAATAAATAAAATAAAATAATATATACATTTTGAATCTCAGTGTTGCCCTGTTAACGAACCAGATCATTAACGAATCGGATCTACCTAAATCTATACCCGATCCGTTTAACAGATCCAGATTTTTAACTGTGTGTTTGGATGCGGGTGAATTCCTGGGAATTTAATAAAAAATGAGGAATTCCCAATTTCTTTGACTCTTTCCACCGTTTGGATTATTATCTCGTGAAATTTGCAAATTCCACGAGAAAATAATCGTGGAATTTAAGAGCTTGAATTCCTCACAAAATTGACGTCATTTGTCAATTCCCTAAACCCTAATTCATGGAATTGTAATTTTCATGACTTTGAAATTTCTGTGGAAATTGGAATTGTCTCATCCAAACACAACATAATGAATCAACAGATTAAAGTTTCAATCCAAACTTGTTTAAGAGAGCATCTTTAGCAATGCTAGTCATTTTCTAATCAAATTTTAGCTAAAATAGCTAAAAAGTCATTTTGGCTAGTCACTTAGAAATCTCTCTACACCAGTACTCTGTATTTCAACTAAAGTTTGATTTATATTACAGATC
This genomic interval carries:
- the LOC101300811 gene encoding 60S ribosomal protein L8-3-like; the encoded protein is MGRVIRAQRKGAGSVFKSHTHHRKGPARFRSLDFGERNGYLKGVVTDIIHDPGRGAPLARVSFRHPFRYKKQNELFVAAEGIYTGQFIYCGKKANLVVGNVLPIRSIPEGAVVCNVEHHVGDRGTLARASGDYAVVISHNPDNDTSRIKLPSGAKKIVPSGCRAMIGQVAGGGRTEKPMLKAGNAYHKFRVKRNCWPKVRGVAMNPVEHPHGGGNHQHIGHASTVRRDAPPGQKVGLIAARRTGRLRGQAAATASKEK
- the LOC101308172 gene encoding 60S acidic ribosomal protein P2B-like is translated as MKVIAAYMLAILGGNTSPTAGDVKKILGSVGAEADNDRIELLLSQMKYKDINEVVASGREKLASVVSSGGAVAGVAPAAGNAGAADIASAEQKKEEKVEDEEEEDGDLGDIFGEGGLFGSDD
- the LOC101308459 gene encoding uncharacterized protein LOC101308459, with translation MENFANEEDEEEEEEGEGESEPEAEADTDQEEEEALPSDEPPPSTQTDDPPVPDPPFDPSRMIGIIRRKSLIKELAAMYHAECLSYCQELLQLQRKGDEVRCHALILVSMFPLLNITHLIKMYA
- the LOC101307583 gene encoding cysteine-rich receptor-like protein kinase 29-like codes for the protein MTLHHLVADDIFKGDVSCTSAAEFCWSCAGTSNYTNGSIYQQNLISLLSSFSNISQNQANYGFHNSSLGQGSNKVNAIALCRGDRGLEECSTCLRESTQSLLRNCSYKREAIFWAEPCMVRYSQDLIFGIEDEEPHIYLPSPNNALNPEAYGLVLNPLLEILIEKAASGDSNQKYAAGHKTVPGYETIYAHAQCTPDLDKVICSDCLKNCTSALPSCCSGKSGTRVLKPSCNIRFEYNLFYKSTVDKEVDISAAAPAPATTTTSETPAPLPPRQGKKNNTKNHIIIIVVVVIAFVSLLLGGLCIFKRDKKPRVKLDVIPSDDSLEDISLVESLQYDFEDIRSATNDFSDENKLGQGGFGAVYKGRLYNGQYIAVKRLSKSSEQGDREFKNEVMLVAQLQHRNLVRILGFCLKGEERLLIYEYIPNTSLDHFIFDPINYGYLDWETRYKIIGGIVRGLLYLHEDSRLRIIHRDLKASNILLDENMNPKIADFGMARLFVMDQTQGDTKTIVGTFGYMAPEYASQGRFSVKSDVFSFGVLLLEMIIGKKSSNFQNGEDEDDLVSYVWRNWRDDTISNIIDPMLTTGSRSEIIRCIHIGLLCIQENVNDRPTMTSVASMLSSHSLSLPVPPRPGHYWHYNTNSDTSGSEFKLTETSERSESSVFVSRSVVSDITEIYPR